CATGCCCGCCAGGTCCTCGTTCGTGAGGATCCTGGCGGGCTGGTAGTGGCCGACGGCGGCGATGCGTGAGCCGTGCATGAACGGGTCCCCCTTGTTGCCGGAGATGCGGGACCGTCCAGTCTGCTCAGCGACTCACCGGTAACAGGACGCGTAAAGCAACAGGAATCGGGCGTCGGGTTTGGTCACTTCTCATCATCGTGTCACCCGGTGAAGAGCTGGGTGGCCTTGTGTACGAGTTCATACAGCCCATATGTGAGCGGAACCCCCACCCAGAGCCAGGAGCCGACGATCAGCGCCCTGCGGCGGGGCGGACTACTTGGCGGCGTGCTGGTCGGTGCCGTCATGGGCGGCCTCCCTCGGGGCGGGGATGTGGTGGCGGGCGTGGACGGGCCGGACGAACTCGTTCGCCACGAAGCCGACGACAAGGAGGCCGATCATGATCGTGAGGGAGAGGCCGTAGAGCCCCGCCCCGCTCTTGCCCGCCTCTTCCTGGCGGTCGGCGACCCAGTTGACGATCAGCGGGCCGAGCACGCCCGCCGTGGACCAGGCGGTGAGGAGCCGGCCGTGGATCGCGCCGACCTGGTAGGTCCCGAAGAGGTCCTTCAGGTACGCGGGGATCGTGGCGAAGCCGCCTCCGTAGAAGGAGAGGATCACCAGCGCGCAGACGACGAAGAGCGGCTTCGAGGCGTCCCCGAACTGGGCGATCAGCAGATACATCAGGGCGCCGACGCCCAGGTAGACGCGGTAGACGTTCTTGCGGCCGATCAGGTCGGACGCCGAAGACCAGCCGATGCGTCCGGCCATGTTCGCGGCGGAGAGCAGGGCGACGAAGCCCGCCGCGGCTGCGACCGAGACCGGTGTCGAGGTGTCGGAGAAGAAGTCGGTGATCATCGGCGCCGCCTTCTCCAGGATGCCGATGCCCGCGGTCACGTTCATGCAGAGCACGATCCACAGGCACCAGAACTGGGGCGTCCGCACGGCGGCCCGCGCGGAAACCTGCGGCCCGTCGAGCGTCCCGGGGGCGCCGGGCGTGCGCGCCCCTTCCGTGCGCGGCACCCGCACCAGGAACACGCCGAGCGACATGAAGGCGGCGTACGTCAGGCCGTGCACGAGGAAGGCGAGGGCGATGCCGTCGGAGTCCGAGCCGAAGGACTCCAGCATCTGCGCGGACCACGGTGACGCGATGAGGGCGCCGCCGCCGAAGCCCATGATCGCGATGCCGGTCGCCATGCCCGGACGGTCCGGGAACCACTTGATCAGCGTCGACACGGGTGAGATGTAGCCGATGCCGAGACCGATGCCGCCGACGAAGCCGTACCCGAAGACGATCAGCCAGTACTGGCTGATCGCCGCGCCGAGGGCCGCGATCAGGAAGCCGGACGAGAAGCAGACGAGGGCGACCGTCATGGCCCAGCGCGGGCCGTTGCGCTCCACGAGCGTGCCGCCGAAGGCGGCCGACAGGCCCAGCATCACGATGCCGAGCTGGAAGGGGAGCGCGCTCTGCGTGCCGCTGAGGTGGAGCGCTGATTCCAGCGGGGGCTTGAAGACGCTCCAGGCATAGGCCTGGCCGATGGAGAGATGGACGGACAGCGCGGCGGGCGGTACCAGCCAGCGGCTCCATCCCGGGGGTGCTACGGGGGGCCTCATGATCCCGAACAGTAGGAAGCCGGGAGGGGAGTTGGGAAGAGGCGGAACCGATTCCGTCGACGGTATGCAATGTGGCGCGCGACCCCTTGCTGGGCCAACTTCCATACTGTAGACAATATTCCATCGACAGTCATGGAATGCGATGTCGACCCTGAGCCTTCTTCGGATCCCTCGACCGAACGGAGCGCGCCACCGTGAAAGTCGCAGTCCTCGGCGCCGGTGCGATCGGCGCCTATGTCGGAGCCGCGCTGCACCGCGCCGGTGCCGACGTCCATCTCGTGGCCCGTGGACCGCATCTCGCGGCCATGAGGCAGCACGGAGTACGTATCCACAGCCCGCGCGGCGACTTCACCGCGCGGGCCCACGCCACCGACGACCCGGCCGACATCGGCCCCGTCGATTACGTCTTCCTGGGCCTGAAGGCCAACTCGTACGCGGCGTGCGGGCCGCTGATCGAGCCGCTCCTGCATGACAAGACGGCGGTGATAGCCGCCCAGAACGGCATCCCCTGGTGGTACTTCCACCGGCACGGCGGCCCGCACGACGGCCACCGTGTCAGCAGCGTGGACCCGGACGGCGCGGTCAGTGCGGTGATCGCGCCCGAACGGGCCATCGGATGCGTGGTGTACGCGGCGACGGAGCTCGAAGGTCCGGGAATCGTACGGCACTTGGAAGGCACCCGGTTCTCCGTCGGGGAGCCGGACCGCTCACGCTCCGCGCGCTGTCTCGCCTTCAGCGAGGCCATGCGGGCGGGCGGCCTGAAGTGTCCCGTCGAACCGGACCTGCGCGGCGACATCTGGATCAAGCTGCTCGGCAACATCTCCTTCAACCCGATCAGCGCGCTCTCCCGCGCCACCATGCGCGAGATGTGCCTGCACGGCGGCACGCGCCGCGTCATCGAGATCATGATGAACGAGACGCTCGCCGTCGCGGCGGCCCTCGGCTGCCGCCCCGACATCTCCGTCGAGCGGCGCCTGGCGGGCGCCGAACGCGTCGGCGACCACCGCACCTCCACACTCCAGGACCTGGAGCGCGGCAAACCGCTGGAACTCGACGTGCTGCTCGCGGCCGTCGTGGAACTCGCGGAGATCACCGGAGTCCCGGTGCCGACGCTCCGCACGGTCCACGCCATCTCGGACCTGCTGGCCGACCGCATGAGGAGCGCGGCATGAGCGAGAACGACAGGAGCGCGGCATGAGCAGGAAACGGGACCGGGTGCCCACGACGTACACCCGGCTCACCCACCCCCTCGTACGCGACTCGCGCGACGAGCCGTTCCGCCGGGCCACCTGGGACGAGGCACTGTCCAGGACCGCGGCCGGACTCCAGGCCGCGCGCGGCGCGTTCGGGATGTTCTCCTGCGCCCGCGCGACCAACGAAATGAACTACGTGGCACAGAAGTTCGCCCGTGTGGTGATGGGCACGAACAACGTCGACTCCTGCAACCGCACCTGCCACGCACCCAGCGTCGCGGGCCTCTCCGCGGCCTTCGGCTCGGGCGGCGGCACGTCTTCTTATGAAGAGGTCGAACACACCGACCTGATCGTGATGTGGGGCTCCAACGCCCGCTTCGCGCACCCGATCTTCTTCCAGCACGTCCTGAAGGGGATCAGGAACGGCGCCCGCATGTACGCCGTCGACCCGCGCCGCACCAAGACCGCCGAGTGGGCGGAGAGCTGGCTCGGCCTGAACGTCGGCACGGACATCCCGATGGCGCACGCGATCGGCCGCGAGATCATCCACGCGGGCCTGGCCAACCGGGCGTTCATCGAGCGGGCCACATCCGGCTTCGAGGAGTACGCGGCCCTGGTCGAGCCGTGGACGCTCACGCTCGCCGAGAAGGTGACGGGCGTACCGGCCGCCGCCATCAAGGAGCTGGCGCACGTCTACGCCCGCGCCGAGCGGGCGCAGCTGTGCTGGACACTCGGCATCACCGAGCACCACAACGGCACGGACAACGTCCGCGCACTGATCAACCTCTCGCTCCTGACCGGCCACGTGGGACGCTACGGCTCGGGCCTCCAGCCGCTGCGCGGCCAGAACAACGTGCAGGGCGGCGGCGACATGGGCGCGATCCCCAACCGCCTGCCCGGCTTCCAGGACATCCTCGACGCGGAGACCCGGCTGAAGTTCGAGACGGCCTGGGACACGGTCATCCAGCCGCGCTACGGGCTGAACCTGACGGAGATGTTCGAGGCGATGGAGGAGGGCGGACTCAAGGCCGTCTACTGCATCGGCGAGAACCCGGCCCAGTCGGAGGCGGACAGCGAGCAGGCGACGCGGCGGATGCGGGCCCTGGACTTCTTCGTGGTCCAGGACATCTTCCTCACGAAGACCGCCGAGCTGGCCGATGTGGTGCTGCCCGCGACCGCGGGCTGGGCGGAGACCGACGGCACGACGACCAACAGCGAGCGGCGCGTGCAGCGGGTGCGCAAGGCCGTGCGGCCGCCCGGTGAGGCGCGCGAGGACATCGACATCCTCTGCGACCTCGCCGAACGGCTCGGCCACGACTGGAAGTACGCGGACGCGCAGGCGGTCTGGGACGAGCTGCGGTCGGTGTCGCCGGACCACTGGGGCATGACGTACGACCGTCTGGAGTCCCTGCAGGGCATCCAGTGGCCCTGCCCTTCGGAGGACCGGGTCGAACCGACTTACCTGCACGGCCGGTTGTGGGAGGCGGACCCCGAACGGCGCGGCACGCTCGCGCCCTTCGGGCTCGTCGCGCACGACCCGCCGGTGGACCTGACGGACGACTCGTACCCGATCCGGCTGACGACCGGGCGGCGGCTCGACTCCTACAACACCGGTGTGCAGAGCGGGAGTTTTGCCTCTCCGCTGCGGCGCGGCGAGTACGTCGAGCTGTGCCCGGAGGACGCCGAGCGGTACGGGGTCGCGGTCGGCGAGGAGGTCCGCATCTCCTCGCGGCGCGGCGCGGTGACTGCGCCCGTCTGGGTGGACCCCGGGCTCCGCCCCGGTCTGGCCTTCATGACCATGCACTTTCCCGACGAGGTCGACACCAACCAGCTCACGATCGAGGCCAATTGCCCGATCGCGGGCACGGCGGAGTTCAAGGCGTCGGCGATACGTATCGACAAGCTGGCCGAGCCAGTTCGCCCGAGGTGAGGTGACGTATGGATCTGCACTTCGGTGACAGCAAGCCGACGGACGAGGAGCGGGCAGCCGTCGACGCGTTGCTCGGGCCGCCCGAGTCCGCGTGGGAGGGGGCCGGCGACCGCAGCGACGCGGATCTGCGCTGGGCACGGGGAGGCCGGGCGGCGCGGGAGCGGCGGGACGAGCTGTTGCCGGGGTTGCACGCTCTCAACGACCGCGTGGGGTGGGTGAGCGAGGGAGGCCTCGACTACCTCTGCCGACGGCTGATGGTGCCGCCGGCGGAGGGGTACGGGGTGGCCACGTTCTACTCCATGTTCGCGGTACGGCCACGTCCCGCGACGGTGGTGCGGGTGTGTACGGATCTGGCTTGTGGGGGTGGGGCGGAGCTGTGCGGGGAGGTGCGGGCTCGCCTGGGGCCTGCGGCCGGGGTGGCGGTGGAGGAGAGCCCTTGCCTGGGGCTGTGCGAGCGGGCGCCTGCGGCGTTGGTGGTGCGGGCGGGAGTTCCAGCCCGTCCGGCGTTTGAGGACGAACTCGGCGGAGCCGGTGATCAACGGCAACCAAGGCCCCCGCGCCAGAGCGGGTTTTCGGGAAGGGGCGGGGTTGGGGAGAAGACCTACGTCACCGCAACCCTCGCCCCCGCCGCCCCCGACACCCTCACCCAAGCCGCCCTCACCCCCGAATCCGCCCCCGCAGAGCCCCCCGCTGCCCTCGCCGTCCCCCAGGCAGGGCAGGACGGCCTCGTCCTGCTCAAGCGCCTAGGAACCGTCGACCCCACCTCCCTGGACGACTATCGCGCCCACGGCGGCTACACCGCCCTCCGCACCGCCTTCGCCATCGGCCCCGCCGCCGTCATCCGCGAAGTGACCGACTCCGGCCTGGTGGGAAGAGGAGGTGCCGCCTTCCCCACGGGAAGGAAGTGGCAGGCCACCGCCTCCCAGCCGGACCACCCCCACTACCTCGTCTGCAACGCCGACGAATCCGAGCCCGGCACCTTCAAGGACCGGGTGATCATGGAGGGCGACCCGTACGCGCTCATCGAGGCGATGACCATCGCGGGGTACGCGACCGGCGCCCACCTCGGCTACCTCTATCTCCGGGGCGAGTATCCACGTGCGCTCCAAAGGCTTGAGCACGCCATCGCGCAGGCACGCGCACGCGGCTTCCTCGGCGACGACGTCCTCGGCCAGGGGTACGCCTTCGACATCGAGATCCGGCGCGGCGCGGGCGCCTACATCTGCGGGGAGGAGACCGCCCTCTTCAACTCCATCGAGGGGTACAGGGGTGAGCCCCGCTCGAAGCCGCCCTTCCCCGTGGAGAAGGGGCTCTTCGGGAAGCCCACCGCCGAGAACAACGTCGAGACCCTCGTCAACGTGCTCCCCATCCTCACCATGGGCGCACCGGCCTACGCCGCCATCGGCACGGAGAAGTCCACCGGGCCCAAGCTCTTCTGTGTCTCGGGCAGCGTCGAACGCCCCGGCATCTACGAGCTCCCCTTCGGCGCCACCCTCCGCGAGCTCCTCACTCTCTCCGGGATGCCGGACAACCTCCGCGCGGTCCTCCTGGGCGGCGCGGCCGGAGGCTTCGTACGCCCCGACGAGCTGGACATTCCGCTCACCTTCGAGGGGACGCGGGAGGCGGGCACCACCCTCGGCTCGGGGGTCGTCCTCGCCCTGGACGACACCGTGCCGCTCCCCCGCGTCCTGCTGCGCATCGCCGAGTTCTTCCGCGACGAGTCCTGCGGCCAGTGCGTGCCCTGCCGGGTCGGCACCGTCCGGCAGGAGGAGGCACTGCACCGCATCGTCGAGCGGACCGGAGCCGAGGCAGCCGGTGACATCGCGCTGTTGCGCGAGGTGGGGCGGACCATGCGGGACGCCTCCATCTGCGGGCTCGGCCAGACCGCGTGGAACGCCGTGGAATCCGCCATCGACCGCTTGGGGGCGTACAAGTGACCGCCGTACCGCTGGGAATCCCGCGCCGTCTCGTCGAGTTCACGCTGGACGGGCAGAACGCCGGAGTGCCCGAGGGATCGACCCTCCTGGACGCCTGCCGGGCCGCGGGCAAGGACGTCCCGACCCTCTGCGAGGGCGACACCCTCACCCCGAAGAACGCCTGCCGGGTGTGTGTCGTCGAGGTGGAAGGGGCCCGTACGCTCGCCCCGGCCTGCTCGCGCAAGGCGGAGCCCGGCATGACCGTGCTCACCGACACCGAGCGCACCCGGCACAGCCGCAAGGTGGTGCTCGAACTCCTCGCCTCGTCCGTCGACATGTCGACCACCCCGAAGGTCGCGGGCTGGCTCAAGGAGTACGACGCCAAGCCCGACCGCTTCGGTCCGGACGCCGCCCGGCTGAACGAGGAGCCCAAGGTCGACAACGACCTCTATGTGCGCGACTACGACAAGTGCATCCTCTGCTACAAGTGCGTCGACGCCTGCGGTGACCAGTGGCAGAACACCTTCGCCATCTCCGTGACGGGCCGCGGCTTCGACGCCCGGATCGCCGTCGAGCACGACGGACCGCTGACCGACTCCGCGTGCGTGTACTGCGGGAACTGCATCGAGGTCTGTCCGACCGGCGCCCTCAGCTTCAAGTCCGAGTTCGACATGCGGGCGGCGGGGACCTGGGACGAGGACAAGCAGACCGCGACGACCACGGTGTGCGCCTACTGCGGAGTCGGCTGCAATCTGACCCTGCACGTGCAGGACAATGACATCGTGAAGGTCACCTCACCGCACGACAATCCGGTGACCCACGGCAACCTCTGCATCAAGGGCCGCTTCGGCTACCAGCACGTACAGAACCGGGACTGATCGACATGGGACGAGTCACGGAGCGCCGCCGCGTCCTCCGCATCCGGGACGGCGCCGTCAGCGAGCGGCCCGACACCCTGGTCGCGGAGGAGCCGCTGGAGATACGGCTCAACGGCAAGGCGCTCGCGATCACCATGCGCACGCCGGGCGACGACTTCGCGCTCGCGGCGGGCTTCCTCGTGAGCGAGGGGGTGCTCGGCTCCGCGGACGATCTCCAGTCGATCGTCTACTGCGCCGGGGCGACGGCGGACGGGTCCAACACGTACAACGTGGTGGACGTGAAGACCGCTCCGGGGCTCGTCCTGCCCGACATCAATCTCGAACGCAACGTCTACACCACCTCGTCCTGCGGCCTGTGCGGCAAGGCGAGCCTGGACGCCGTCCGTACGACGGCCCGCTGGGCCATCGACGACACGGACGGCGGTGACACTCCCCCGGTCCGGCTGGGGACCGAGCTGCTCGCGTGCCTCCCCGACCGGCTGCGCGCGGCGCAGCGGGTCTTCGACCGGACCGGGGGCCTGCACGCGGCGGCGCTCTTCTCCGAGGACGGCGAACTCCTCGACGTACGGGAGGACGTGGGCCGGCACAACGCGGTCGACAAGCTCGTCGGGCGTGCCCTCCAGGACGGCCGGCTTCCGCTGTCGCGTGCGGTGCTCCTGGTGTCGGGGCGTGCCTCGTTCGAGCTGGCGCAGAAGGCGGTGATGGCGGGCATTCCGGTGCTCGCCGCCGTCTCCGCGCCCTCGTCCCTGGCCGTCGATCTGGCCGCCGAGACCGGTCTGACGCTGGTCGGCTTCCTGCGCGGCTCCTCCATGAACGTGTACGCGGGCGAGCACCGGATCGCCGTGCGGGCCGCGGCCTCCCAGGGCTGACCGGCCGCTCCCCGCTGCACGGCGGCGGGGCCCCGGCCGGCGGGGAGCGCCCCCTGCGCCAGGCGGGGTCCCGGTCCCGCCCCGGCCCGATCCGGACGGGAGGCCCTACGCCTCGGTGCCCGAGATCCGGGTGAGCAGTGCCAGGAACTGCTTGCGTTCGGCGGCCGAGAGCGGCGCCAGGAGTTCGTTGTTGGCGCGCCACGCGACCTCGGCACAGCGGTCGAGGGTGCGCTCGCCGTCCTCCGTGATCGTGATCGCGTTCTTGCGGCGGTCGGCGGGGTCGGGCGAGCGCAGGACAAGACCCGCGTCCTGAAGATCGTTGATGACGCCGACCAGGTCCTTGGGGTCCAGCGAGATGCTGCGGCCGAGCGCGGCCTGCGCGACGGGGGCCTGGTCCGCGACGGCTGAGAGCACCACGTGGTGCCACATCTTCATGTCCTCGCCCGCCAGGGCTTCGGCGACGAGGCCGCGGCCACGGGCCGCCGCGCGGCCGAGGAGCCAGCTGGGCAGGGTGCGGATACCGCTGGGTGCGGGCGGGGTGCTGGGCATGGGACGAGCCTATCCGAGAATCATTGGACTTCCCAATGAAACTACGGATACCGTGGGAGCTCCCAACGGTTTCCTGCGTCTGGAGTCGCTCATGCGTCGCGTTCGGTACGAACACAGTGGCGGCCCCGAGGTCCTCTTCACCGAGGACGTGCCGGTCCCCGCGCCCGGCCCCGGTGAGCTCCTGGTGCGCGTCGCGGCGGCCGGGGTCACGCTGCCCGTCGTACGCAAGGTCCGTGAGCCCCGCGAGCCGATCCCGCTCGGCGGGGAGATCGCCGGAGAGGTGGTGTCCACCGGCGACGGCGTGAGCGGGTACGCGCCGGGCGACCGCGTCACGGGGCTCTGTTTCGGCCACGGCTACGCCGAGTTCGCGCTCCTCGACACCGCGATGGCGTCCCCCGTGCCGGACGGGGCGAGTGCCGTCGACGCGGTCGCGCTCGTCCGCAGCGGGCTCGTCGCGTACGGCGCGCTCGATGCCGCCCGCCCCGCGCCGGGCGAGTCCGCGCTGGTCACGGCGGCGGCCAGTGGAGTGGGCCATCTCGCCCTGCAGCTGGCCGGGCTCAGGGGTGCCTCGCGGGTCGTGGGAGCCGTGTCGGCGGGCGGGGCAGGTTCCGGCAAGGCGGACTTCCTGCGCTCGCTCGGCGCCGACGAGGTGATCACGTACGACGAGGAGCAGTGGGGCGAGCCCGTGGACTACGTCCTCGACGCGGTCGGCGGCGAGCTGCTCACGCCCGCCGTGCGGGCACTCGCGCCGTACGGGCGGCTGGTCGCGTACAGCTCGGGGGGCGGCACCGTCGAGGCGTACGACCTGCTGGTGGGCGCCAGGTCGGTCATCGGCTTCCAGATGGCGCTCATCGCCCGCGGCAGGCCCGAGGCGTACGAGACGTGGCGGCGCGAGCTGTGGCGGCTCTTCCAGGCGGGCGATCTGCGTCCCGCCGTGCACGCGCGGTTCGCGCTGGAGGACGCGGCGAAGGCCCATGCGGTGATCGAGGCGCGGAGCAACCTCGGGAAAGTCGTACTGATTCCCTGACCCTGACCAGGCCGCACCCATTCGTGCCACGCACGCTTCTTGTGGGGTGTCGAGCCGCACAAGTAGCGTCTGAGGCGCGAACGTTGGACGTGGGATGTCAGGATGTCCAGTCACCTTGAAGGGTGGACCGCGCCATGCCATCAGCTCTCCGTGTACGCCTCAGATCCCTCCGCACCGCCACGGCCGCCTTGACCGTCGTCGCCGTCGGGGCACTCCTCCCCGGACCCGCGGCGCAGGCGGCTCCGGACGCCCGCGCGGCGGGGTTCGAGCAGCAGGTGCTCTTCAAGGCCTCGCAGGACCCGGGATACGCCTGCTACCGCATCCCCGCCGTGGTGAAGACGGTGAAGGGCACGCTCCTCGCCTTCGCCGAGGGGCGGACGAACGACTGCAGTGACGCGGGCGACATAGACATCGTCGTCAAGCGGTCGGACGACGGCGGACGCACCTGGAGCCCGCTCCAGGTCGTCAACGAAGGCGCGGGCGACACGCACGGCAACCCC
This Streptomyces sp. NBC_01283 DNA region includes the following protein-coding sequences:
- a CDS encoding OFA family MFS transporter → MRPPVAPPGWSRWLVPPAALSVHLSIGQAYAWSVFKPPLESALHLSGTQSALPFQLGIVMLGLSAAFGGTLVERNGPRWAMTVALVCFSSGFLIAALGAAISQYWLIVFGYGFVGGIGLGIGYISPVSTLIKWFPDRPGMATGIAIMGFGGGALIASPWSAQMLESFGSDSDGIALAFLVHGLTYAAFMSLGVFLVRVPRTEGARTPGAPGTLDGPQVSARAAVRTPQFWCLWIVLCMNVTAGIGILEKAAPMITDFFSDTSTPVSVAAAAGFVALLSAANMAGRIGWSSASDLIGRKNVYRVYLGVGALMYLLIAQFGDASKPLFVVCALVILSFYGGGFATIPAYLKDLFGTYQVGAIHGRLLTAWSTAGVLGPLIVNWVADRQEEAGKSGAGLYGLSLTIMIGLLVVGFVANEFVRPVHARHHIPAPREAAHDGTDQHAAK
- a CDS encoding 2-dehydropantoate 2-reductase; its protein translation is MKVAVLGAGAIGAYVGAALHRAGADVHLVARGPHLAAMRQHGVRIHSPRGDFTARAHATDDPADIGPVDYVFLGLKANSYAACGPLIEPLLHDKTAVIAAQNGIPWWYFHRHGGPHDGHRVSSVDPDGAVSAVIAPERAIGCVVYAATELEGPGIVRHLEGTRFSVGEPDRSRSARCLAFSEAMRAGGLKCPVEPDLRGDIWIKLLGNISFNPISALSRATMREMCLHGGTRRVIEIMMNETLAVAAALGCRPDISVERRLAGAERVGDHRTSTLQDLERGKPLELDVLLAAVVELAEITGVPVPTLRTVHAISDLLADRMRSAA
- a CDS encoding molybdopterin oxidoreductase family protein, encoding MSRKRDRVPTTYTRLTHPLVRDSRDEPFRRATWDEALSRTAAGLQAARGAFGMFSCARATNEMNYVAQKFARVVMGTNNVDSCNRTCHAPSVAGLSAAFGSGGGTSSYEEVEHTDLIVMWGSNARFAHPIFFQHVLKGIRNGARMYAVDPRRTKTAEWAESWLGLNVGTDIPMAHAIGREIIHAGLANRAFIERATSGFEEYAALVEPWTLTLAEKVTGVPAAAIKELAHVYARAERAQLCWTLGITEHHNGTDNVRALINLSLLTGHVGRYGSGLQPLRGQNNVQGGGDMGAIPNRLPGFQDILDAETRLKFETAWDTVIQPRYGLNLTEMFEAMEEGGLKAVYCIGENPAQSEADSEQATRRMRALDFFVVQDIFLTKTAELADVVLPATAGWAETDGTTTNSERRVQRVRKAVRPPGEAREDIDILCDLAERLGHDWKYADAQAVWDELRSVSPDHWGMTYDRLESLQGIQWPCPSEDRVEPTYLHGRLWEADPERRGTLAPFGLVAHDPPVDLTDDSYPIRLTTGRRLDSYNTGVQSGSFASPLRRGEYVELCPEDAERYGVAVGEEVRISSRRGAVTAPVWVDPGLRPGLAFMTMHFPDEVDTNQLTIEANCPIAGTAEFKASAIRIDKLAEPVRPR
- a CDS encoding NADH-ubiquinone oxidoreductase-F iron-sulfur binding region domain-containing protein, with protein sequence MDLHFGDSKPTDEERAAVDALLGPPESAWEGAGDRSDADLRWARGGRAARERRDELLPGLHALNDRVGWVSEGGLDYLCRRLMVPPAEGYGVATFYSMFAVRPRPATVVRVCTDLACGGGAELCGEVRARLGPAAGVAVEESPCLGLCERAPAALVVRAGVPARPAFEDELGGAGDQRQPRPPRQSGFSGRGGVGEKTYVTATLAPAAPDTLTQAALTPESAPAEPPAALAVPQAGQDGLVLLKRLGTVDPTSLDDYRAHGGYTALRTAFAIGPAAVIREVTDSGLVGRGGAAFPTGRKWQATASQPDHPHYLVCNADESEPGTFKDRVIMEGDPYALIEAMTIAGYATGAHLGYLYLRGEYPRALQRLEHAIAQARARGFLGDDVLGQGYAFDIEIRRGAGAYICGEETALFNSIEGYRGEPRSKPPFPVEKGLFGKPTAENNVETLVNVLPILTMGAPAYAAIGTEKSTGPKLFCVSGSVERPGIYELPFGATLRELLTLSGMPDNLRAVLLGGAAGGFVRPDELDIPLTFEGTREAGTTLGSGVVLALDDTVPLPRVLLRIAEFFRDESCGQCVPCRVGTVRQEEALHRIVERTGAEAAGDIALLREVGRTMRDASICGLGQTAWNAVESAIDRLGAYK
- a CDS encoding 2Fe-2S iron-sulfur cluster-binding protein translates to MTAVPLGIPRRLVEFTLDGQNAGVPEGSTLLDACRAAGKDVPTLCEGDTLTPKNACRVCVVEVEGARTLAPACSRKAEPGMTVLTDTERTRHSRKVVLELLASSVDMSTTPKVAGWLKEYDAKPDRFGPDAARLNEEPKVDNDLYVRDYDKCILCYKCVDACGDQWQNTFAISVTGRGFDARIAVEHDGPLTDSACVYCGNCIEVCPTGALSFKSEFDMRAAGTWDEDKQTATTTVCAYCGVGCNLTLHVQDNDIVKVTSPHDNPVTHGNLCIKGRFGYQHVQNRD
- the fdhD gene encoding formate dehydrogenase accessory sulfurtransferase FdhD — its product is MGRVTERRRVLRIRDGAVSERPDTLVAEEPLEIRLNGKALAITMRTPGDDFALAAGFLVSEGVLGSADDLQSIVYCAGATADGSNTYNVVDVKTAPGLVLPDINLERNVYTTSSCGLCGKASLDAVRTTARWAIDDTDGGDTPPVRLGTELLACLPDRLRAAQRVFDRTGGLHAAALFSEDGELLDVREDVGRHNAVDKLVGRALQDGRLPLSRAVLLVSGRASFELAQKAVMAGIPVLAAVSAPSSLAVDLAAETGLTLVGFLRGSSMNVYAGEHRIAVRAAASQG
- a CDS encoding MarR family winged helix-turn-helix transcriptional regulator, whose product is MPSTPPAPSGIRTLPSWLLGRAAARGRGLVAEALAGEDMKMWHHVVLSAVADQAPVAQAALGRSISLDPKDLVGVINDLQDAGLVLRSPDPADRRKNAITITEDGERTLDRCAEVAWRANNELLAPLSAAERKQFLALLTRISGTEA
- a CDS encoding zinc-binding alcohol dehydrogenase family protein — translated: MRRVRYEHSGGPEVLFTEDVPVPAPGPGELLVRVAAAGVTLPVVRKVREPREPIPLGGEIAGEVVSTGDGVSGYAPGDRVTGLCFGHGYAEFALLDTAMASPVPDGASAVDAVALVRSGLVAYGALDAARPAPGESALVTAAASGVGHLALQLAGLRGASRVVGAVSAGGAGSGKADFLRSLGADEVITYDEEQWGEPVDYVLDAVGGELLTPAVRALAPYGRLVAYSSGGGTVEAYDLLVGARSVIGFQMALIARGRPEAYETWRRELWRLFQAGDLRPAVHARFALEDAAKAHAVIEARSNLGKVVLIP